The proteins below come from a single Acidimicrobiales bacterium genomic window:
- a CDS encoding VOC family protein: protein MNEPMSEGRPVLQLRLVVEAEDYEAAVAFYRDVLGLPEQAAFEGDGDARVAILEAGRATLEIANPAQKRMIDQVEAGQPTPAGIRVAFEVADSQAMTDKLVEAGATLVAPPVETPWRSLNARLDGPAGLRITLFQELESLDDRQTRPAFGTDATRHDPPSA from the coding sequence ATGAACGAACCCATGTCCGAGGGGCGTCCCGTCCTGCAGCTGCGCCTCGTGGTCGAGGCCGAGGACTACGAGGCGGCGGTCGCCTTCTACCGCGACGTGCTCGGGCTGCCCGAGCAGGCGGCGTTCGAGGGCGACGGCGACGCCCGGGTGGCGATCCTCGAGGCCGGTCGCGCCACGCTCGAGATCGCCAACCCGGCTCAGAAGCGGATGATCGACCAGGTCGAGGCCGGGCAGCCGACGCCCGCCGGCATCCGCGTGGCGTTCGAGGTGGCCGACTCGCAGGCCATGACCGACAAGCTCGTCGAGGCCGGAGCGACGCTGGTGGCGCCCCCGGTCGAGACGCCCTGGCGGTCGCTCAACGCCCGCCTCGACGGCCCGGCCGGCCTGCGGATCACGCTGTTCCAGGAGCTCGAGTCGCTCGACGACCGCCAGACCCGCCCCGCCTTCGGCACCGACGCCACCCGCCACGACCCGCCGAGCGCCTGA